The segment TATCTATTACCGAAGGTTCTAACAAATTAGGTTCTATGGTTGTATCCTTGGCTACAGGACCTTCACCAGTAACAACTACCGTAATTCCATCCAAGACTGAATCTCTTTTTCTCAAATTAGTAGCTGAAAGAATAAGCACTAGGATGCGAGGTATTGCTATTGTGACTACATTTATCCAAAAGGAACTAAACCCTGATGCTGCAAAAGGCTTAATGTCTGAAATAATGGAAATGATTGAGAATGAGTGATTTAAGAAATTATATCTCAAAACTAAAAAAGAGTAAAGATCTTAAAATAGTAAAAACCAAAGTATCCACTAAATTTGAAATTGCAGGAATTACAGCGAAAGTAGACGGTTTAGATGCTGTTTTATTTGAAAATATTAAAGAAAGTAAATTCCATTTGGTGTCTAATCTAGTAGGAACTCGAAAAAGATTTGCTTTAGCAGTTGGGACAACAGAAGCAAACATCCATCAAAAAATCATTTCAGCTATTAAAAAAGCAAAAAGGCCTAAAGTTATTCCTTATGGAAAATTCATGGAAAATAAATCAAAAAATGTGTATTCCATGCCTATAGTT is part of the Nitrosopumilus sp. genome and harbors:
- a CDS encoding proteasome assembly chaperone 4, producing the protein MNSPNGFFHRLVNLESRNFSLNIQKFDNGYFVSITEGSNKLGSMVVSLATGPSPVTTTVIPSKTESLFLKLVAERISTRMRGIAIVTTFIQKELNPDAAKGLMSEIMEMIENE